A region of Vitis riparia cultivar Riparia Gloire de Montpellier isolate 1030 chromosome 12, EGFV_Vit.rip_1.0, whole genome shotgun sequence DNA encodes the following proteins:
- the LOC117927385 gene encoding U-box domain-containing protein 3: MERMRIEKRMGDSEEEGEIWTQQKRTLIDGVAERLLNGDLDSKIQAAIDIRNILRNSSVKTRSKFTAAAAVIQPLVSLLLSPNQHAAEVSLLALLTLAARNERNKVRIVTSGAVPPLVELLEFQNGRLRELAIAAILTLSAAAPNKLTIAASGAAPLLVQILSSGSVQGKVDAVTALHYLSSCTEATTPVIDARAVSPLIKLLKDCKKYSKFAEKTTALLEILSKSEEGQTAISNSDGGILTLVETIEDGSLVSTEHAVGALLSLCQSCRNKYRELILKEGAIPGLLRLTVEGTPEAQERARMLLDLLRDSPPEKRLASSVLERIAYDIAARVDGSDKAAETAKRLLQDMVHRSMELSLGHIQRRAASCTPSQIPPT, from the exons ATGGAGAGGATGAGAATTGAGAAGAGAATGGGAGATTCTGAGGAGGAGGGGGAGATATGGACGCAGCAGAAGCGAACCCTAATTGATGGAGTGGCTGAGAGGCTGTTGAATGGAGATCTGGATTCCAAAATACAAGCTGCCATTGACATCAGGAACATTCTCAGGAACTCCTCCGTCAAGACTCGTTCCAAGTTCACGGCCGCCGCCGCCGTTATCCAACCCCTCGTCTCCTTGCTCCTCTCTCCCAACCAACACGCTGCTGAAGTCTCTCTTCTCGCTCTCCTCACTCTCGCCGCCAGGAACGAACG aAACAAAGTCAGGATAGTGACATCTGGGGCTGTTCCCCCTCTTGTTGAACTCCTCGAGTTCCAAAATGGTAGATTAAGGGAATTGGCGATTGCAGCAATCTTGACACTGTCTGCTGCTGCTCCCAACAAGCTGACCATTGCAGCTTCTGGAGCTGCACCTCTTCTGGTTCAGATTCTCAGCTCTGGAAGTGTTCAAGGAAAAGTTGATGCTGTCACAGCACTCCATTATCTGTCCAGCTGCACAGAGGCCACCACTCCAGTCATTGATGCTAGAGCTGTTTCCCCTCTCATAAAACTCCTCAAAGATTGCAAGAAGTATTCCAAATTTGCTGAGAAGACTACAGCCCTACTTGAAATCCTTTCTAAATCCGAAGAAGGGCAAACTGCAATTTCAAACTCAGATGGTGGAATCTTAACCCTAGTCGAGACCATTGAAGATGGATCTCTGGTGAGCACAGAACATGCAGTTGGAGCTTTGCTTTCCTTATGCCAGAGCTGCAGAAACAAATACAGGGAACTCATTCTAAAGGAAGGTGCAATCCCAGGCCTTTTACGACTCACTGTGGAGGGCACCCCAGAAGCCCAGGAGAGAGCCCGGATGCTCCTGGACCTGCTCAGGGATTCCCCACCAGAAAAGAGGCTGGCCTCATCAGTTTTGGAGAGAATTGCGTATGACATTGCTGCACGGGTTGATGGGTCGGATAAAGCTGCTGAAACTGCAAAGAGGTTACTGCAAGACATGGTTCACAGAAGCATGGAGCTCAGCCTGGGCCATATCCAGCGCAGGGCTGCATCTTGTACACCTTCACAGATTCCCCCCACATGA